One Camelina sativa cultivar DH55 chromosome 3, Cs, whole genome shotgun sequence genomic window carries:
- the LOC104762788 gene encoding uncharacterized protein LOC104762788 isoform X2, giving the protein MAVQAGVQTSKVLILLGAGVSGSIILRHGRLSDLIAQLQDLLKGAEGVESTPYKYDGALLAAQIRQLANEIKELTMTNPVTIFNGDSNSSYASYLVPAAAVGAMGYCYMWWKGWSFSDAMFVTKKNMADAVASVSKQLEDLSDTLASTKKHLSKKLATLDWKLEEQNETSKMILSDVTEMKSSISQIGFDFKQLNEMISGIEGKIESLESKQDVTLSGLWHLCQVAGVKDSTSTKVFQDVGARLPIDAKPSTNNSLSLRMLQYRFSSFESAFPFYFYRCRKV; this is encoded by the exons ATGGCGGTGCAAGCTGGTGTTCAAACCTCTAAGGTCCTTATCCTACTCGGCGCAG GTGTATCTGGTTCGATCATATTGAGACATGGGAGGTTGTCTGACCTAATAGCCCAGCTTCAAGACTTACTCAAGGGGGCTGAAGGAGTTGAAAGCACTCCATATAAATATGACGGTGCACTCCTAGCTGCTCAG ATTCGGCAGCTTGCAAACGAGATCAAGGAACTAACTATGACCAATCCAGTTACCATCTTTAATGGAGATTCAAACTCTA GCTATGCATCTTACCTGGTTCCAGCGGCTGCCGTTGGAGCTATGGGGTACTGCTACATGTGGTGGAAG GGCTGGTCATTTTCTGATGCAATGTTtgtgacaaagaaaaatatggcTGATGCGGTTGCCTCTGTTTCGAAACAACTAGAGGATTTGTCGGACACATTAGCG TCAACTAAGAAACACCTTTCTAAGAAGCTAGCGACCTTGGATTGGAAGTTGGAAGAGCAGAACGAGACATCTAAAATGATCTTAAGTGAt GTAACTGAGATGAAATCCAGCATTTCTCAAATAGGGTTTGATTTTAAGCAACTGAATGAAATGATTTCTGGAATA GAAGGGAAGATTGAAAGTCTTGAAAGCAAACAA GATGTGACCCTCTCGGGACTATGGCATCTATGCCAAGTTGCAGGCGTTAAAGACAGCACAAGCACTAAAGTCTTTCAG GATGTTGGTGCCAGATTACCTATCGATGCAAAACCATCTACTAATAATTCTCTCTCGTTAAGAATGCTACAGTACCGTTTTTCATCATTTGAATCCGCATTTCCATTCTACTTCTACCGATGCAGAAAAGtgtga
- the LOC104762817 gene encoding uncharacterized protein LOC104762817: protein MNRLRGRGTSILGSAVVPHLKKKALNSLVAVQDSYLHTKDLFERHRVVFTVGTSIASVATAWIGYSLRHYNENRINQRLESIENAMKSTQELERGELKKLVDPVGSRFTTTIATAGTTLILGYGLGWRGGIWYANRKFRREQMRLAGQLKPREWKLLGRIKPRAWPTTKFLRRPFPRQSKTTENALKTPENALKAPETAG, encoded by the exons ATGAATCGGCTGAGAGGCCGAGGTACATCGATTCTGGGTTCCGCAGTTGTGCCTCACCTGAAGAAAAAAGCCCTAAATTCATTGGTCGCTGTCCAGGATTCCTATCTCCACACCAAG GACTTGTTCGAGAGGCACAGGGTCGTCTTTACAGTTGGGACTTCCATTGCATCTGTTGCTACGGCTTGGAttg GATACTCATTACGCCACTACAATGAAAATAGAATCAATCAGAGACTGGAGTCCATTGAGAACGCG ATGAAAAGCACCCAAGAGTTGGAACGAGGAGAACTGAAGAAACTTGTTGATCCAGTTGGTTCCAGGTTCACTACAACAATTGCCACCGCTGGAACTACTTTGATCCTCGG GTATGGCTTGGGTTGGCGAGGCGGGATATGGTATGCAAATAGGAAGTTTAGAAGGGAGCAAATGAGATTGGCCGGGCAGTTAAAGCCGAGAGAATGGAAGTTATTAGGGAGAATAAAACCACGAGCTTGGCCAACGACAAAGTTCCTCAGACGACCATTCCCAAGACAGAGCAAAACAACAGAAAATGCTTTGAAGACGCCTGAAAATGCTTTGAAGGCGCCAGAAACTGCAGGTTGA
- the LOC104762771 gene encoding transcription initiation factor TFIID subunit 6-like, translating into MSIVPKETVEVIAQSIGITNLLPEAALMLAPDVEYRVREIMQEAIKCMRHSKRTTLTASDVDGALNLRNVEPIYGFASGAPFRFRKAIGHRDLFYTDDREVDFKEVIEAPLPKAPLDTEIVCHWLAIEGVQPAIPENAPLEVIRAPAENKPHEQKDGPLIDIRLPVKHVLSRELQLYFQKIAELAMSKSNSALFKEALVSLASDSGLHPLVPYFTNFIADEVSRGLNDFQLLFNLMHTVRSLLQNPHIHIEPYLHQLMPSVVTCLVSRKLGNRFADNHWELRDFTANLVAMICKRYGTVYITLQSRLTKTLINALLDPKKALTQHYGAIQGLAALGHNVVRLLIVPNLEPYLRLLEPELDDEKQKNQTKSYEAWRVYGALLRATGLCIHDRLKIFPPLPSPSPSFLHKGKGKIINTEPQKRKLSVDSSENRSPQKRLTTKDGPDGVQSQDHTGAALMEVDNPVENDKQPQNSAQPSSSEQTSDANESESRNGMVKESGRGRAITMKAILDQIWKDDLDSGRLLVKLHELYGDKILPFIPSTEMSVFL; encoded by the exons ATGAGCATTGTACCTAAGGAAACGGTTGAGGTTATAGCTCAAAGTATTGGGATTACCAACTTGTTACCTGAGGCTGCTCTTATGCTTGCTCCTGATGTTGAGTATCGTGTTCGAGAGATCATGCAG GAAGCTATCAAATGCATGCGTCACTCAAAGAGAACGACTTTAACTGCTTCGGATGTAGATGGTGCTCTCAACTTAAGGAACGTTGAG CCGATATATGGCTTTGCCTCAGGAGCACCATTTCGTTTTAGAAAAGCTATTGGGCATCGGGATCTGTTCTACACTGATGACAGAGAAGTAGATTTTAAAGAG GTGATCGAAGCCCCACTACCAAAGGCTCCTCTTGATACTGAAATTGTTTGTCACTGGCTGGCTATTGAAGGAGTGCAACCCGCTATACCAGAAAATGCTCCTTTAGAAG TCATTAGAGCACCTGCAGAAAACAAACCCCATGAACAAAAAGACGGACCTCTTATTGACATTAGGTTACCAGTGAAGCATGTACTATCTAGGGAGCTTCAG CTATACTTCCAAAAGATTGCTGAACTGGCAATGAGCAAGTCAAATTCTGCTCTGTTTAAAGAAGCATTAGTGAGCTTGGCCTCAGACTCAGGACTTCATCCTCTGGTtccatattttacaaatttcattGCCGATGAG GTTTCACGTGGTTTAAATGACTTCCAACTCCTGTTTAATCTAATGCACACTGTTAGAAGTCTTCTACAGAATCCTCACATACACATAGAGCCTTAT CTGCACCAGTTGATGCCATCTGTTGTAACATGCCTTGTATCAAGGAAGCTTGGAAATAGATTTGCTGACAACCATTGGGAACTCAGAGATTTTACCGCAAATCTGGTTGCAATGATATGTAAAAG GTATGGAACTGTCTATATTACTCTCCAGTCTCGTCTTACAAAAACTTTAATCAATGCACTTTTGGACCCAAAGAAGGCTTTGACTCAACACTATGGTGCAATTCAAGGATTAGCAGCTTTGGGGCACAATGTT GTACGCCTTCTTATTGTACCAAATCTTGAACCGTATCTAAGACTTCTCGAACCGGAATTGGATGATGAGAAGCAAAAGAATCAGACGAAGAGCTACGAAGCGTGGCGTGTATATGGAGCTTTGCTG CGTGCTACTGGCTTGTGTATACATGATCGGCTTAAAATCTTCCCTCCTTTACCATCCCCGTCACCAAGTTTCCTCCATAAGGGAAAGGGAAAGATAATCAATACTGAGCCCCAGAAGCGGAAGCTGAGTGTAGACTCTTCAGAAAACCGATCACCCCAGAAAAGATTAACAACTAAAGATGGGCCAGACGGTGTTCAATCACAAGATCACACCGGCGCAGCTCTAATGGAAGTAGATAATCCAGTGGAAAATGACAAACAGCCACAAAACTCTGCTCAACCATCCTCGTCAGAACAAACTTCTGATGCTAACGAATCTGAAAGCAGAAATGGAATGGTGAAAGAAAGCGGCAGGGGTCGG
- the LOC104762788 gene encoding uncharacterized protein LOC104762788 isoform X1 — MAVQAGVQTSKVLILLGAGVSGSIILRHGRLSDLIAQLQDLLKGAEGVESTPYKYDGALLAAQIRQLANEIKELTMTNPVTIFNGDSNSSYASYLVPAAAVGAMGYCYMWWKGWSFSDAMFVTKKNMADAVASVSKQLEDLSDTLASTKKHLSKKLATLDWKLEEQNETSKMILSDVTEMKSSISQIGFDFKQLNEMISGIEGKIESLESKQDVTLSGLWHLCQVAGVKDSTSTKVFQDVGARLPIDAKPSTNNSLSGLRFLTEGKEAANVIHKPVLAKEITVMAKPVEEKTKAAPATAPAARTRVNRVFPGGISWARDVPGLS, encoded by the exons ATGGCGGTGCAAGCTGGTGTTCAAACCTCTAAGGTCCTTATCCTACTCGGCGCAG GTGTATCTGGTTCGATCATATTGAGACATGGGAGGTTGTCTGACCTAATAGCCCAGCTTCAAGACTTACTCAAGGGGGCTGAAGGAGTTGAAAGCACTCCATATAAATATGACGGTGCACTCCTAGCTGCTCAG ATTCGGCAGCTTGCAAACGAGATCAAGGAACTAACTATGACCAATCCAGTTACCATCTTTAATGGAGATTCAAACTCTA GCTATGCATCTTACCTGGTTCCAGCGGCTGCCGTTGGAGCTATGGGGTACTGCTACATGTGGTGGAAG GGCTGGTCATTTTCTGATGCAATGTTtgtgacaaagaaaaatatggcTGATGCGGTTGCCTCTGTTTCGAAACAACTAGAGGATTTGTCGGACACATTAGCG TCAACTAAGAAACACCTTTCTAAGAAGCTAGCGACCTTGGATTGGAAGTTGGAAGAGCAGAACGAGACATCTAAAATGATCTTAAGTGAt GTAACTGAGATGAAATCCAGCATTTCTCAAATAGGGTTTGATTTTAAGCAACTGAATGAAATGATTTCTGGAATA GAAGGGAAGATTGAAAGTCTTGAAAGCAAACAA GATGTGACCCTCTCGGGACTATGGCATCTATGCCAAGTTGCAGGCGTTAAAGACAGCACAAGCACTAAAGTCTTTCAG GATGTTGGTGCCAGATTACCTATCGATGCAAAACCATCTACTAATAATTCTCTCTCG GGTCTGCGGTTTCTGACGGAAGGCAAAGAGGCTGCAAACGTAATACACAAGCCGGTATTGGCGAAAGAAATAACCGTGATGGCGAAACCAGTggaggaaaaaacaaaagccGCACCCGCAACCGCACCCGCGGCAAGAACAAGAGTTAATAGAGTGTTTCCGGGTGGAATATCTTGGGCAAGGGATGTTCCAGGGCTATCCTGA
- the LOC104762793 gene encoding putative BPI/LBP family protein At1g04970, which produces MDVGRSLLFLLLTSFFLLPSHSQSSDSFTSVLVSQNGLDFVKNLLVNKAIASIIPLQIPRIEKYMRIPFLGGIDVVVSNLTIYELDVASSYVKLGDTGVVILASGTTCNLSMNWHYSYSTWFPPIEISDQGIASVQVEGMEIGLSLGLKSDEGGLKLSLSECGCHVNNINIELEGGASWFYQGMVNAFKDQIGSSVESTIAKKLTEGVSDLDSFLQSLPKEIPVDDKAALNVTFTTDPILKDSSITFEIDGLFNKRKTNQVLKSFRESVSSVICPGSSKMLGISVDEAVFNSAAALYYNAEFMQWVVDKIPEQSLLNTAKWRFIIPQLYKKYPNQDMNLNISLSSPPLVKISEQYVGANVNADLVINVLDANQVIPVACISLVIRGSGALKVMGNNLGGSVSLQDFSMTLKWSNIGNLHLHLLQPIVWTVIQTVFVPYANDHLEKGFPLPIIHGFTLQNTEIICSSSEITVCSDVAYLDSSQLPQSHLSLPGSMPWKTK; this is translated from the exons ATGGATGTTGGACGAAGCTTACTCTTTCTTCTGTTAACAAGTTTCTTCTTATTGCCTTCACATTCACAGAGCAGCGATTCGTTCACATCGGTTCTCGTGTCTCAGAACGGACTCGATTTCGTCAAAAACCTTCTAGTCAACAAAGCAATCGCGTCGATCATACCTCTCCAGATCCCCAGGATTGAGAAATATATGCGAATCCCGTTCCTTGGAGGAATCGATGTCGTCGTCTCCAATCTCACGATTTACGAGCTTGATGTCGCGTCGTCTTATGTTAAGCTTGGTGATACTGGTGTTGTCATCCTCGCTTCCGGGACGACTTGTAATTTGAGTATGAATTGGCATTATTCTTACAGTACTTGGTTTCCTCCTATTGAAATCTCTGATCAGGGGATCGCATCTGTTCAG GTTGAAGGCATGGAAATCGGGCTTTCTTTAGGCTTAAAGAGTGATGAAGGAGGcttaaaactttctctttcgGAATGTGGATGCCATGTGAATAACATAAACATTGAATTGGAAGGAGGAGCATCATGGTTTTATCAGGG GATGGTTAATGCATTTAAAGACCAAATTGGGTCAAGTGTGGAAAGTACGATTGCCAAGAAACTAACTGAAGGAGTATCAGACCTTGATTCATTCCTACAAAGCCTTCCAAAGGAAATCCCAGTGGATGATAAAGCTGCACTTAATGTCACCTTCACCACTGATCCTATATTGAAAGATTCATCCATCACTTTTGAGATTGATGGTTtgttcaacaaaagaaaaacgaatCAAGTCTTGAAGTCCTTCAGAGAGTCTGTATCTTCGGTTATCTGCCCTGGAAGTTCTAAAATGCTCGGAATCTCTGTGGATGAAGCTGTCTTTAACTCTGCTGCAGCTTTGTACTACAAT GCAGAATTTATGCAATGGGTTGTGGATAAAATACCAGAGCAGTCTCTTTTAAACACTGCTAAGTGGAGGTTCATCATTCCACAACTATACAAGAAGTACCCAAACCAGGATATGAATCTCAACATCAGTTTGTCTTCACCTCCACTTGTAAAGATATCAGAGCAATACGTTGGAGCCAATGTTAATGCAGACCTGGTAATCAATGTTCTAGACGCAAACCAAGTAATACCAGTAGCATGCATCTCCTTG GTGATCCGGGGATCTGGTGCTCTCAAAGTCATGGGTAATAACCTTGGAGGCAGCGTAAGTTTACAAGATTTCTCCATGACTTTGAAATGGAGCAACATTGGAAATCTCCACCTGCATCTTCTTCAG CCAATAGTGTGGACTGTTATACAAACAGTATTTGTGCCATATGCAAATGACCATCTAGAAAAGGGATTCCCTTTGCCCATAATCCATGGATTCACTCTTCAGAATACGGAAATCATCTGCTCAAGCTCTGAAATCACAGTTTGCAGTGATGTCGCTTACTTGGATTCATCCCAGCTGCCTCAGTCACATCTGAGTCTACCAGGATCCATGCCTTGGAAAACAAAGTAG
- the LOC104762788 gene encoding uncharacterized protein LOC104762788 isoform X3 — protein sequence MAVQAGVQTSKVLILLGAGVSGSIILRHGRLSDLIAQLQDLLKGAEGVESTPYKYDGALLAAQIRQLANEIKELTMTNPVTIFNGDSNSSYASYLVPAAAVGAMGYCYMWWKGWSFSDAMFVTKKNMADAVASVSKQLEDLSDTLASTKKHLSKKLATLDWKLEEQNETSKMILSDVTEMKSSISQIGFDFKQLNEMISGIEGKIESLESKQDVTLSGLWHLCQVAGVKDSTSTKVFQDVGARLPIDAKPSTNNSLSLRMLQVCGF from the exons ATGGCGGTGCAAGCTGGTGTTCAAACCTCTAAGGTCCTTATCCTACTCGGCGCAG GTGTATCTGGTTCGATCATATTGAGACATGGGAGGTTGTCTGACCTAATAGCCCAGCTTCAAGACTTACTCAAGGGGGCTGAAGGAGTTGAAAGCACTCCATATAAATATGACGGTGCACTCCTAGCTGCTCAG ATTCGGCAGCTTGCAAACGAGATCAAGGAACTAACTATGACCAATCCAGTTACCATCTTTAATGGAGATTCAAACTCTA GCTATGCATCTTACCTGGTTCCAGCGGCTGCCGTTGGAGCTATGGGGTACTGCTACATGTGGTGGAAG GGCTGGTCATTTTCTGATGCAATGTTtgtgacaaagaaaaatatggcTGATGCGGTTGCCTCTGTTTCGAAACAACTAGAGGATTTGTCGGACACATTAGCG TCAACTAAGAAACACCTTTCTAAGAAGCTAGCGACCTTGGATTGGAAGTTGGAAGAGCAGAACGAGACATCTAAAATGATCTTAAGTGAt GTAACTGAGATGAAATCCAGCATTTCTCAAATAGGGTTTGATTTTAAGCAACTGAATGAAATGATTTCTGGAATA GAAGGGAAGATTGAAAGTCTTGAAAGCAAACAA GATGTGACCCTCTCGGGACTATGGCATCTATGCCAAGTTGCAGGCGTTAAAGACAGCACAAGCACTAAAGTCTTTCAG GATGTTGGTGCCAGATTACCTATCGATGCAAAACCATCTACTAATAATTCTCTCTCGTTAAGAATGCTACA GGTCTGCGGTTTCTGA
- the LOC104762827 gene encoding zinc finger CCCH domain-containing protein 3-like isoform X2 — protein sequence MRPMSDTQLVQSSLVSIRSSDFNIEDAFKKMKVNDDGVAESNPYPDRPGEKDCQFYLRTGLCGYGSSCRYNHPTNLPQYFLKTGACKYGSTCKYHHPKDRNGAEPVLFNVIGLPMRQGEKPCPYYLRTGTCRFGVACRFHHPQPDNGHSTAYGMPSLPSTGLQYASGLTMMSTYGTLPRPQVPQSYVPIMISPSQGLFPPQGWGTYMAAPNPMYNVKNQPYYSGSSASVPVAMALNRGLPESSDRPECRFFMNTGTCKYGDDCKYNHPGVRISPPPPSLINPFVLPARPGQPACGNFRSYGFCKFGPNCKFDHPVLPYPGLTMSSSLATPYASPVLTHHRISPPPSRSDSKSLSNGKPDYDSEQLNNSEVHDLSEKSSST from the exons ATGCGACCCATGTCAGACACTCAGCTTGTTCAAAGCTCTCTTGTCTCGATTCGATCTTCCGACTTTAATATCGAAG ATGCCTTTAAGAAGATGAAAGTAAATGATGATGGCGTGGCCGAATCGAATCCGTATCCGGATCGTCCCGGTGAAAAAGATTGCCAATTTTATTTAAGAACTGGTCTGTGTGGCTATGGAAGCAGTTGCCGTTACAATCATCCTACCAATCTTCCACAG TATTTTCTGAAGACAGGAGCTTGTAAGTACGGTTCAACTTGTAAATATCATCACCCAAAGGACAGGAATGGTGCAGAACCTGTATTGTTCAATGTTATTGGTTTACCAATGCGTCAG GGTGAGAAGCCATGTCCATATTACCTGCGAACGGGAACTTGCAGATTCGGAGTTGCTTGCAGATTCCACCATCCTCAACCTGATAATGGACATTCTACTGCATATGGAATGCCTAGCTTACCTTCTACAGGTTTACAATATGCTAGTGGATTAACAATGATGTCTACATATGGAACTTTGCCTCGTCCACAAGTTCCTCAGTCCTATGTTCCAATCATGATATCACCCTCTCAAGGCCTTTTCCCTCCCCAAGGCTGGGGCACTTACATG GCTGCACCTAACCCCATGTATAATGTGAAGAACCAACCTTATTACTCTGGTTCTAGTGCATCTGTGCCCGTGGCTATGGCATTGAACCGTGGTTTGCCTGAAAGTTCTGATCGACCAGAATGTAGGTTTTTTATGAACACCGGGACATGTAAATACGGAGACGATTGCAAATACAATCACCCCGGAGTAAGGatttcaccaccaccaccaagtcTTATAAACCCTTTTGTTCTTCCAGCGAGACCT GGACAACCAGCTTGTGGCAACTTCAGGTCCTATGGATTCTGCAAGTTCGGACCAAATTGCAAATTCGACCACCCGGTGCTGCCATATCCCGGCTTGACCATGTCTTCGTCTCTGGCTACTCCATATGCTTCACCTGTCTTAACCCATCACAGGATCTCACCACCGCCAAGCCGCTCTGATTCAAAGTCTCTCTCTAATGGTAAACCGGACTATGATTCTGAACAATTGAATAACTCAGAAGTACATGATTTGTCTGAGAAGTCGTCATCAACATAA
- the LOC104762809 gene encoding protein disulfide-isomerase like 2-2-like: MYKSTALTLFTIFSVLFVFFDIGNALYGSSSPVVQLTPSNFKSKVLNSNGVVLVEFFAPWCGHCKSLTPTWEKVANTLKGIATVAAIDADAHKSVSQDYGVRGFPTIKVFVPGKPPIDYQGARDAKSIAQFAIKQIKALLKNRLDGKTTGTKNGGGSSEKKSEPSASVELNSSNFDELVIESKELWIVEFFAPWCGHCKKLAPEWKKAAKKLKEKVKLGHVNCDVEQSIKSRFKVQGFPTILVFGADKSSPVPYEGARSASAIESFALEQLESNVGPVEVTELTGPDVMEEKCGSAAICFVSFVPDILDSKAEGRNKYLEMLLSVAEKFKRDPYSFVWVAAGKQPDLEKRVGVGGYGYPAMVALNAKKGAYAPLKSGFEVKHIKEFVKEAAKGGKGNLPIDGTMEIVKTEAWDGKDGELVDADEFSLKELMGNDEAASTESKDDL, translated from the exons atgtacaAATCAACAGCATTAACGTTGTTTACAATTTTCTCtgtgttgtttgtctttttCGATATCGGCAATGCTCTCTATGGATCTTCTTCGCCAGTGGTTCAACTCACTCCTTCTAACTTCAAGTCTAAG GTTCTTAATTCAAATGGTGTCGTTTTGGTAGAGTTCTTTGCGCCATGGTGTGGTCACTGTAAATCTCTAACACCAACTTGGGAGAAAGTTGCTAATACTTTGAAAGGTATTGCTACTGTGGCAGCCATTGATGCTGACGCCCACAAGTCTGTCTCTCag GATTATGGTGTGAGGGGTTTCCCAACCATTAAAGTATTTGTCCCCGGGAAGCCTCCAATTGATTACCAAGGAGCAAGGGATGCTAAATCCATTGCTCAATTTGCTATTAAGCAG ATAAAGGCGCTGTTGAAAAATCGTTTGGATGGTAAGACAACTGGCACCAAAAATGGAGGAGGATCCAGTGAGAAGAAATCTGAGCCTAGCGCCTCAGTGGAGCTAAACTCTAGCAATTTTGATGAGTTGGTTATTGAAAGCAAAGAACTTTGGATTGTGGAGTTTTTTGCACCTTG GTGTGGACACTGCAAGAAGCTAGCTCCTGAGTGGAAAAAGGCTGCAAAAAAGTTGAAGGAGAAGGTCAAACTAGGTCATGTAAATTGTGATGTTGAGCAG TCGATAAAGAGCAGATTCAAAGTGCAAGGATTCCCCACTATCCTGGTCTTTGGTGCAGACAAAAGCAGCCCAGTACCTTATGAGGGTGCTAGATCTGCATCAGCAATAGAATCTTTTGCTCTGGAACAGCTAGAATCCAATGTTGGACCTGTTGAAGTAACTGAACTAACTGGGCCG GATGTCATGGAAGAGAAGTGTGGTTCTGCTGctatttgctttgtttctttcgTACCTGACATTCTGGACTCAAAAGCTGAAGGAAGAAACAAGTATCTAGAGATGTTATTATCAGTTGCAGAGAAGTTTAAGAGGGATCCTTACAG CTTTGTGTGGGTGGCTGCTGGGAAGCAACCTGATTTGGAGAAGCGTGTTGGTGTTGGAGGATATGGTTATCCAGCAATGGTAGCCTTAAACGCAAAGAAAGGAGCCTATGCTCCACTTAAAAGTGGTTTTGAGGTCAAACACATCAA AGAATTCGTAAAGGAAGCTGCAAAAGGAGGAAAAGGGAATTTACCTATTGATGGAACAATGGAGATAGTGAAGACAGAAGCTTGGGATGGTAAAGATGGAGAGCTAGTTGATGCAGATGAATTCTCACTTAAAGAACTCATGGGAAATGATGAAGCTGCCTCCACTGAGTCCAAGGACGACTTGTAA
- the LOC104762827 gene encoding zinc finger CCCH domain-containing protein 3-like isoform X1 — translation MRPMSDTQLVQSSLVSIRSSDFNIEDAFKKMKVNDDGVAESNPYPDRPGEKDCQFYLRTGLCGYGSSCRYNHPTNLPQGNNAYYKEALPERIGQPDCEYFLKTGACKYGSTCKYHHPKDRNGAEPVLFNVIGLPMRQGEKPCPYYLRTGTCRFGVACRFHHPQPDNGHSTAYGMPSLPSTGLQYASGLTMMSTYGTLPRPQVPQSYVPIMISPSQGLFPPQGWGTYMAAPNPMYNVKNQPYYSGSSASVPVAMALNRGLPESSDRPECRFFMNTGTCKYGDDCKYNHPGVRISPPPPSLINPFVLPARPGQPACGNFRSYGFCKFGPNCKFDHPVLPYPGLTMSSSLATPYASPVLTHHRISPPPSRSDSKSLSNGKPDYDSEQLNNSEVHDLSEKSSST, via the exons ATGCGACCCATGTCAGACACTCAGCTTGTTCAAAGCTCTCTTGTCTCGATTCGATCTTCCGACTTTAATATCGAAG ATGCCTTTAAGAAGATGAAAGTAAATGATGATGGCGTGGCCGAATCGAATCCGTATCCGGATCGTCCCGGTGAAAAAGATTGCCAATTTTATTTAAGAACTGGTCTGTGTGGCTATGGAAGCAGTTGCCGTTACAATCATCCTACCAATCTTCCACAG GGTAATAATGCTTATTACAAGGAGGCGCTCCCGGAGAGAATTGGACAGCCCGATTGTGAG TATTTTCTGAAGACAGGAGCTTGTAAGTACGGTTCAACTTGTAAATATCATCACCCAAAGGACAGGAATGGTGCAGAACCTGTATTGTTCAATGTTATTGGTTTACCAATGCGTCAG GGTGAGAAGCCATGTCCATATTACCTGCGAACGGGAACTTGCAGATTCGGAGTTGCTTGCAGATTCCACCATCCTCAACCTGATAATGGACATTCTACTGCATATGGAATGCCTAGCTTACCTTCTACAGGTTTACAATATGCTAGTGGATTAACAATGATGTCTACATATGGAACTTTGCCTCGTCCACAAGTTCCTCAGTCCTATGTTCCAATCATGATATCACCCTCTCAAGGCCTTTTCCCTCCCCAAGGCTGGGGCACTTACATG GCTGCACCTAACCCCATGTATAATGTGAAGAACCAACCTTATTACTCTGGTTCTAGTGCATCTGTGCCCGTGGCTATGGCATTGAACCGTGGTTTGCCTGAAAGTTCTGATCGACCAGAATGTAGGTTTTTTATGAACACCGGGACATGTAAATACGGAGACGATTGCAAATACAATCACCCCGGAGTAAGGatttcaccaccaccaccaagtcTTATAAACCCTTTTGTTCTTCCAGCGAGACCT GGACAACCAGCTTGTGGCAACTTCAGGTCCTATGGATTCTGCAAGTTCGGACCAAATTGCAAATTCGACCACCCGGTGCTGCCATATCCCGGCTTGACCATGTCTTCGTCTCTGGCTACTCCATATGCTTCACCTGTCTTAACCCATCACAGGATCTCACCACCGCCAAGCCGCTCTGATTCAAAGTCTCTCTCTAATGGTAAACCGGACTATGATTCTGAACAATTGAATAACTCAGAAGTACATGATTTGTCTGAGAAGTCGTCATCAACATAA